TAGTTCTCCTGGATGAAGTACAGCTGGGAGATCGTCTTGTAGGTGTTCAGTTCGACACCGACCGGGATATTTTGTACACCCTGGGCAAGTACTTTCTTGTAGGCTGCAATCGCCTCCTTGTACCGCTCCATGCTGTAGTAAACAAAACCGGAGAAATAGTACGTTTGCGCTTTTTCATACGCGTTGTACTTATCCATCTCGGATTCCATATCCCGCAGGCCGGCCAGCGCTTCTGGCCAGTTCTGCTTGTCGGCAGCTTCCTGCACCTTACCGAGCTTCTTGAACACGTTTTGCCGCATCGCCGGGACTTTACGCGTTTTTTCCGCAGCTTGAGCCTGGGCGAAGGGTGCCGAAACACCCGCCGCCTGCAGTACGGTTACGCTCACGGCCGGGGCCAGCACCAGGGGCAGCGCCACGGACGTGCGCAAGACGAATCTGGAGATCCCCTTCGTCATGGTCGTCAACTTCATATGCGTCCCCTTTAGTTCTTCTGCAGATCGAAGCTGATCTTGGTTTTAACACCAGGAACTTCGATCGCCTGACCGTCGACCACCCGCGGCTTGTACTTGTACTTCAACGCCGACTTGAGCGCCGAGCGGTTGAAGATGGTGGTGGGGTTACCGTCTTTGGTAAACGCCTCGACCACACGCGGATCACGTACAGAGCCATTTTTGGTTACGGTGTACTCGATAATCACATAACCCTCGATACCCCGCTGCAGTGCACGGCGTGGATACTGCGCCGCCACTTTCACGATCGGCAGATAATCACCCTCACTGGCAAAGTTGCCGAGGCCACCGAGTTTCATGTCGGCATTGGCGCGCGGCGCAGCCATATTGAGGGAGCTATCCACATCGGGATTGTCGAACTCAGGTTCCGGCATTTCCGGCGGCGGAGTCTCCGGCTCGTCGGGCTTGTCCGGTTTACTGGTGTCGTATTTGGTTTCGATCTTTTGCTCAGGCATCACGATATCGGCAACTTTGATGGTCTCCTTATCCTCAGGAGCCTTCATGTTTGCCGCAATCAGCAGATGCATGGTTAAGATCAGGGCAAAGGTGGTGACTACCGCCAGCACACCCGCCCCTACTAATCTTACCGGATTCATAGCTGTTAACTCTTTTCTGTCGCGACCGAAACTTTCTCGATACCGACCTTTCTGGCTGCATTCGCAATCAGAGCAATCTTCTCGATACTCGCTTTCTTATCGGGCTGAATTACCAACCATCCCTTGGGATTCTCGGCGTAAAGACGCTCGAGCTTAGACTTGACCATGCGGTCGTCCACTTTTTCCTTGGCAATCCAGATTTCGTTGTTGGAATTAATCGCAACCAGAATGGAGGTGGCTTTGAGTTCAGCTTGTGTCGCTTCCGGCTTGACCACTTCGGCACCCGGCTCCTTGATAAAGGTCGCGGTGACGATAAAGAAGATCAGCATGATAAACACCACGTCCAGCATGGGCGTGAGGTCGATCGCTCCTGCTTCTTCTTCTGCCGTATTTTGTCTCTTGCTCATAGCAACTCTCTTAGCGAACTTCTCGGCCGGGCCCCGAAGGGCCGCGGCGAAAGTTTCTGGCCTGGCTAAACCTTCTAAGCAAAAAGCGTGTGCCGTGGGCCCCGCCTTTTGCCCTATGTGGTGCCTTAGTGATCCATCGTCAGATGGTCTTCCAGCAGCTGGCTTTCGCGCTCCGCCTTACGTGTGACGTAAGTATTTGCAAACACACCGGACAGTGCCGCCACCATACCTGCCATTGTAGGAATGGTGGCCATGGATACACCACTGGCCATTTGCTTGGCGTCACCGCCACCGGTAATCGCGAGAACCTCGAACACGTTGATCATGCCCCAGACGGTACCCAGAAGCCCGAACAGGGGCGCCAGGGATACACAAGCCTGAATCATGTCCAAATTGCTGTTGATCTTCTCGGATACCCGGGAAATCAGCGCGTAGCGGATCTGGTGGGCGTTCCAGGATTTGCGCTCGGAGCGCTTCTCCCATTGATCCACAGCCGTCTGGACATCGCCCTTCATCGACTTGTGGAAATAGAACACCCGTTCAAAGATCAGCGTCCACATAAAGAAGGTCAGGCCGGCGATCAGAAAAAGTACTGGCCCGCCCGACGCCATAAAGGCGTTGACGGCGGCCCATGCGTCATTTAATGCGTGCATGTTGCCGCCTCCTCTTATTTACGCTCGGCGTTTTCCGCCACGATACCAGTGCTCTGCTCATCCAGGATGTGCAGGATGCGCTTGGCACGGCCGTTAACGATGGTGTGCATCAGCACGGTCGGAATCGCTACAACCAGACCCAGTACGGTGGTTACCAGGGCGCCGGAAATACCGCCAGCCATCGCTTTCGGGTCACCAGCACCAAAGATGGTGATAGCCTGGAAGGTTACGATCATACCGACAACGGTACCCAGCAGACCCAGCAGCGGGGCGACCATGGAGATGATCTTCAGCAGGTTCAGGCCGGACTCGATGGCCGGGCGCTCTTTCAGCACCGCTTCTTCCATCTTCAGTTCCAGAGTCTCGCCGTCGACACCCTTGTTCTCATCGGCCACAGCCAGAACACGACCCAGCGGGTTGTTGGTGTTCGGGGTCTCGGAGCGCAGCTGCGCGTTAACGCGGGCACTAACACCGGACAGCACGATCAGACGCCAGATAGCCAGCAGCATGGCGACAACACCTACCGCGGAGATGATGTAACCAACCGGGCCACCCTGGTGCCAGCGCTCAACAATGCTCGGGCTGTTGATCATGGCCTTCAGGTAAGAACCGCCAGTCGGGCCAGTCGGGTCGATACCCACCGGGCTGAAACCGGAAGTGGCAGTCTGCAGGTCTGCAGCCATGCTCTGGTACTTGCTGTCGGGCTGACGGATCAGCTCGGCCATTTTGTTGCCGTCGGTCATT
This region of Microbulbifer sp. SAOS-129_SWC genomic DNA includes:
- a CDS encoding energy transducer TonB, with amino-acid sequence MNPVRLVGAGVLAVVTTFALILTMHLLIAANMKAPEDKETIKVADIVMPEQKIETKYDTSKPDKPDEPETPPPEMPEPEFDNPDVDSSLNMAAPRANADMKLGGLGNFASEGDYLPIVKVAAQYPRRALQRGIEGYVIIEYTVTKNGSVRDPRVVEAFTKDGNPTTIFNRSALKSALKYKYKPRVVDGQAIEVPGVKTKISFDLQKN
- a CDS encoding biopolymer transporter ExbD, with translation MSKRQNTAEEEAGAIDLTPMLDVVFIMLIFFIVTATFIKEPGAEVVKPEATQAELKATSILVAINSNNEIWIAKEKVDDRMVKSKLERLYAENPKGWLVIQPDKKASIEKIALIANAARKVGIEKVSVATEKS
- a CDS encoding MotA/TolQ/ExbB proton channel family protein; the protein is MHALNDAWAAVNAFMASGGPVLFLIAGLTFFMWTLIFERVFYFHKSMKGDVQTAVDQWEKRSERKSWNAHQIRYALISRVSEKINSNLDMIQACVSLAPLFGLLGTVWGMINVFEVLAITGGGDAKQMASGVSMATIPTMAGMVAALSGVFANTYVTRKAERESQLLEDHLTMDH
- a CDS encoding MotA/TolQ/ExbB proton channel family protein; the encoded protein is MKTIAKRLIAVAAAGLISAGAVAEEKATSLDQLLKMVQQSKIAETKEHRQREAEFRRQKANQQALLTKAQNTRASEEARSAELEKKYQEQEVAVQQKRKQLDERMGSLKELFGHLTSTAGDLRANLQSSLVSAQYPGRTEFLDKLIGKMNSQTKLPTIDEIERLWYELQREIVEDGKVVKFTGTVIKPNGEQAEQEVVRIGNFNLVSNGKYLEMTDGNKMAELIRQPDSKYQSMAADLQTATSGFSPVGIDPTGPTGGSYLKAMINSPSIVERWHQGGPVGYIISAVGVVAMLLAIWRLIVLSGVSARVNAQLRSETPNTNNPLGRVLAVADENKGVDGETLELKMEEAVLKERPAIESGLNLLKIISMVAPLLGLLGTVVGMIVTFQAITIFGAGDPKAMAGGISGALVTTVLGLVVAIPTVLMHTIVNGRAKRILHILDEQSTGIVAENAERK